The following are encoded in a window of Bos indicus isolate NIAB-ARS_2022 breed Sahiwal x Tharparkar chromosome 21, NIAB-ARS_B.indTharparkar_mat_pri_1.0, whole genome shotgun sequence genomic DNA:
- the CRIP1 gene encoding cysteine-rich protein 1 isoform X1: MPKCPKCSKEVYFAERVTSLGKDWHRPCLKCEKCGKTLTSGGHAEHEGKPYCNHPCYAAMFGPKGMLPTTLPDPALHSPWPPLTCPLPLCRLWARRSREPHFQVNPGFGDPSPAARWAAVLQADGRPFSTGTWGSPYRPPLPSINADTWKTCLCVCIPGATVQGCGQGPDARPRWHSLFLLLPALLPAALVGQGCSAGSPAGQPLVQLCRCAALLPGSGTGQQEQRATG; this comes from the exons ATGCCCAAGTGCCCCAAGTGCAGCAAAGAGGTGTACTTTG CTGAGCGGGTGACTTCCCTGGGGAAGGACTGGCATCGGCCTTGTCTCAAGTGTGAGAAATGTGGGAAGACGCTGACCTCCGGGGGTCATGCCGAG CATGAAGGCAAGCCCTACTGCAACCACCCCTGCTACGCGGCCATGTTTGGACCCAAAGGTATGCTCCCCACGACCTTGCCTGACCCAGCCCTCCACAGCCCCTGGCCACCCCTAACCTGCCCTCTACCTCTCTGCAGGCTTTGGGCGCGGCGGAGCCGAGAGCCACACTTTCAAGTAAACCCAG GTTTTGGAGACCCATCTCCAGCTGCCCGCTGGGCTGCTGTCCTCCAGGCCGATGGCAGGCCTTTCTCCACAGGCACCTGGGGCTCCCCTTATAGACCCCCCCTGCCCTCAATAAATGCGGACACTTGGAAGACCTGCTTGTGTGTTTGCATCCCTGGAGCAACAGTGCAGGGGTGTGGCCAGGGTCCCGACGCCAGGCCACGCTGGCACtccctcttcctgctgctgccagCCTTGCTGCCTGCTGCCCTGGTCGGGCAGGGGTGCTCTGCGGGGAGCCCTGCTGGACAGCCCCTTGTCCAGCTCTGCAGATGTGCAGCCCTCCTCCCTGGTTCTGGAACAGGTCAGCAGGAACAGAGGGCCACAGGGTGA
- the CRIP1 gene encoding cysteine-rich protein 1 isoform X2, translated as MPKCPKCSKEVYFAERVTSLGKDWHRPCLKCEKCGKTLTSGGHAEHEGKPYCNHPCYAAMFGPKGFGRGGAESHTFK; from the exons ATGCCCAAGTGCCCCAAGTGCAGCAAAGAGGTGTACTTTG CTGAGCGGGTGACTTCCCTGGGGAAGGACTGGCATCGGCCTTGTCTCAAGTGTGAGAAATGTGGGAAGACGCTGACCTCCGGGGGTCATGCCGAG CATGAAGGCAAGCCCTACTGCAACCACCCCTGCTACGCGGCCATGTTTGGACCCAAAG GCTTTGGGCGCGGCGGAGCCGAGAGCCACACTTTCAAGTAA